In one Parambassis ranga chromosome 6, fParRan2.1, whole genome shotgun sequence genomic region, the following are encoded:
- the phf5a gene encoding PHD finger-like domain-containing protein 5A — protein MAKHHPDLIFCRKQAGVAIGRLCEKCDGKCVICDSYVRPCTLVRICDECNYGSYQGRCVICGGPGVSDAYYCKECTIQEKDRDGCPKIVNLGSSKTDLFYERKKYGFKKR, from the exons ATGGCTAAACATCACCCAGATTTGATCTTTTGCCGAAAACAAGCCGGTGTCG CTATCGGGAGACTTTGCGAGAAAT gCGATGGAAAGTGTGTCATCTGTGACTCCTATGTGAGGCCGTGCACATTGGTGCGCATCTGTGATGAGTGTAACTATGGATCCTATCAGGGACGCTGTGTCATCTGTGGAGGGCCTGGTGTGTCTGATGCCTATTACTGTAAAGAGTGCACAATCCAGGAAAAAGAT aGAGATGGATGTCCTAAGATTGTAAACTTGGGCAGCTCCAAAACAGATCTGTTCTATGAGAGGAAGAAGTATGGCTTCAAGAAGAGGTGa
- the tefa gene encoding TEF transcription factor, PAR bZIP family member a isoform X2: MTSEVPEIFRALLEHPFTLPNFDENETDKEKLCLGHDADQGGGSDMGPSAALTPAIWDKTIPYDGENFHLEYMDLEEFLMENGISTSPDEDPLKDIPEGDTTKKATPSAQTAVKKTASVSPVSLMSIQELDKCEEEVVIITKNECDITSDVIAEVTTEKHRVTPEPVSPDDIEVDVNYEPDPTDLVLSSVPGGELFDPRKHKFSEEELKPQPMIKKAKKVFVPEEQKDDKYWQRRKKNNVAAKRSRDARRLKENQITVRAAFLERENTALRTEVAELRKECGRYKNIVGHYEDKFGPLAVPDPDL; the protein is encoded by the exons aaaCTGACAAGGAAAAGCTGTGTCTGGGGCACGATGCTGACCAGGGTGGAGGCAGTGATATGGGTCCTTCAGCCGCCCTGACACCGGCTATATGGGACAAAACCATCCCGTACGATGGGGAGAATTTCCACTTGGAGTACATGGACCTGGAGGAGTTCCTCATGGAGAACGGCATCTCTACTTCACCAGATGAAGACCCCTTAAAGGACATCCCAGAAGGAGACACCACAAAGAAGGCTACACCCTCTGCTCAGACTGCAGTTAAGAAGACAGCAAGTgtgtctccagtgtctctgATGTCCATTCAGGAGCTGGACAAGTGTGAGGAGGAAGTGGTGATCATAACCAAGAACGAATGCGACATCACCTCCGATGTTATTGCTG AGGTAACCACCGAAAAACACAGAGTGACACCCGAGCCCGTCAGCCCTGATGACATTGAGGTTGATGTCAACTACGAGCCAGACCCTACAGACCTGGTCCTGTCGAGTGTGCCTGGAGGTGAACTGTTTGATCCCCGCAAACACAAGTTCTCGGAGGAGGAGCTCAAACCACAGCCTATGATTAAAAAGGCCAAGAAGGTGTTTGTGCCTGAAGAGCAGAAG GATGATAAGTactggcagaggaggaagaagaacaatGTGGCTGCCAAGCGCTCACGTGATGCCCGCAGGTTAAAGGAGAACCAGATCACCGTACGAGCGGCTTTCCTGGAGCGTGAGAACACGGCGCTGCGGACAGAGGTTGCAGAGCTGCGGAAGGAGTGCGGCCGCTACAAGAACATCGTGGGTCACTATGAAGACAAATTTGGACCTCT TGCGGTGCCAGATCCCGACCTGTAG
- the tefa gene encoding TEF transcription factor, PAR bZIP family member a isoform X1, whose amino-acid sequence MSGEQILITLETAAGAPSTFPVVLKKIMEMPPPNILDGDDETDKEKLCLGHDADQGGGSDMGPSAALTPAIWDKTIPYDGENFHLEYMDLEEFLMENGISTSPDEDPLKDIPEGDTTKKATPSAQTAVKKTASVSPVSLMSIQELDKCEEEVVIITKNECDITSDVIAEVTTEKHRVTPEPVSPDDIEVDVNYEPDPTDLVLSSVPGGELFDPRKHKFSEEELKPQPMIKKAKKVFVPEEQKDDKYWQRRKKNNVAAKRSRDARRLKENQITVRAAFLERENTALRTEVAELRKECGRYKNIVGHYEDKFGPLAVPDPDL is encoded by the exons ATGTCGGGCGAACAAATTCTCATCACGCTGGAAACGGCCGCAGGGGCCCCGAGTACGTTCCCCGTGGTGTTGAAGAAAATAATGGAGATGCCACCTCCAAATATCCTGGACGGCGACGACG aaaCTGACAAGGAAAAGCTGTGTCTGGGGCACGATGCTGACCAGGGTGGAGGCAGTGATATGGGTCCTTCAGCCGCCCTGACACCGGCTATATGGGACAAAACCATCCCGTACGATGGGGAGAATTTCCACTTGGAGTACATGGACCTGGAGGAGTTCCTCATGGAGAACGGCATCTCTACTTCACCAGATGAAGACCCCTTAAAGGACATCCCAGAAGGAGACACCACAAAGAAGGCTACACCCTCTGCTCAGACTGCAGTTAAGAAGACAGCAAGTgtgtctccagtgtctctgATGTCCATTCAGGAGCTGGACAAGTGTGAGGAGGAAGTGGTGATCATAACCAAGAACGAATGCGACATCACCTCCGATGTTATTGCTG AGGTAACCACCGAAAAACACAGAGTGACACCCGAGCCCGTCAGCCCTGATGACATTGAGGTTGATGTCAACTACGAGCCAGACCCTACAGACCTGGTCCTGTCGAGTGTGCCTGGAGGTGAACTGTTTGATCCCCGCAAACACAAGTTCTCGGAGGAGGAGCTCAAACCACAGCCTATGATTAAAAAGGCCAAGAAGGTGTTTGTGCCTGAAGAGCAGAAG GATGATAAGTactggcagaggaggaagaagaacaatGTGGCTGCCAAGCGCTCACGTGATGCCCGCAGGTTAAAGGAGAACCAGATCACCGTACGAGCGGCTTTCCTGGAGCGTGAGAACACGGCGCTGCGGACAGAGGTTGCAGAGCTGCGGAAGGAGTGCGGCCGCTACAAGAACATCGTGGGTCACTATGAAGACAAATTTGGACCTCT TGCGGTGCCAGATCCCGACCTGTAG